In Misgurnus anguillicaudatus unplaced genomic scaffold, ASM2758022v2 HiC_scaffold_31, whole genome shotgun sequence, a single window of DNA contains:
- the LOC129453285 gene encoding uncharacterized protein isoform X2, with protein sequence MSKNPLNFLRREKNLFDTNVEFKEMGQQISLMFVGHVDMMFDSAVIPESGTAKVRSRPRVKHFISQSNEALHGFAVPTPKVPLLPSFTGPSVNGSTTNLQNGGMISVTDMFEGEMLIPAPPSSAPPPPPPSSAAPAPPPPSFIPPPPQTYAERNQPINGANLHPPPMPPHKPPSLNGYEYSDDVDLASLRPPPMAPPKPPSDTSSFRGSIYSLDNQEIPDCPKFTPPPPPSMVKPPPVLPKTQKMPPLKPVRMSSISNMEILSYPATPPAAAISTPSSFKPQNTAKLYNVEKSTLLIGQTEREKQVQSILLLDDSTGNPASVHVNRNSGGSFQPVQSVVPPVKPARRNSSAALLHNDTPDGFQVEAPMMRNPEPVPVSIAKNTPSEAPTPMNISPNIENHDLSQVKTHVDLPGGPHRYSPVLNRNLRTRGVENSGKKETSTSPLALLMAAKERDKRNNLSRQNSTSSEASNHSVIQPNMEKPNSFTITPRDPSERHRVELNNQPVVPLSTKVDVLDGPYPKSVLSSTPFNSSVGVRGGVPLRDVESGEEVLFIPPPPEFANSDSEDNSPASPPTHPASPPPAQSAPPRPAQFAPPPPAQAAPPPPAQAAPPPPAQAAPSPPAQAAPPSFKPSLPPPKANGPLTAPKPKPPSSPPKPPGPPPSIQPKLPVQIKPFTPPVKTTPSAPAGQTTLFSILQKKMLEMDPKFSAVKEPESKDDWNSPFSDDEETSPTSTIKKPFQRSSAAPPVRSQGVDLKELEDKAAKKAQDLTSKPQNSKQFGMTFIVRPGTKQPITPVNKDGSS encoded by the exons TCGCAGTCCAATGAGGCCCTGCATGGCTTTGCTGTTCCTACTCCCAAAGTTCCTCTTTTGCCTTCTTTCACCGGACCTTCAGTGAACG GAAGCACAACAAACCTTCAAAATGGGGGAATGATTTCTGTCACCGACATGTTTGAGGGGGAAATGTTGATACCCGCTCCGCCTAGTTCTGCCCCTCCACCCCCTCCACCAAGTTCAGCAGCCCCTGCCCCTCCACCTCCATCGTTCATCCCTCCACCTCCACAGACTTATGCCGAGAGGAATCAGCCCATAAACGGTGCAAATTTGCATCCCCCACCCATGCCCCCTCATAAACCTCCTTCACTTAACGGCTATGAATACAGTGATGATGTAGACCTGGCCTCCCTCAGACCTCCTCCAATGGCACCTCCAAAACCTCCATCTGACACATCCAGCTTTAGAGGTTCCATCTACAGCCTGGATAATCAAGAAATCCCAGATTGTCCTAAATTTACCCCACCACCACCTCCCTCTATGGTTAAACCTCCACCTGTCctacccaaaacccagaaaatgcCACCACTGAAACCTGTCCGGATGTCCTCCATATCGAATATGGAGATCCTGTCTTATCCGGCAACACCCCCCGCTGCCGCTATTTCAACACCTTCCAGCTTTAAGCCCCAAAACACGGCCAAACTCTACAATGTGGAAAAGAGCACTCTATTAATTGGGCAGACAGAGAGGGAGAAGCAAGTCCAGTCCATTCTGTTACTGGACGATTCCACTGGGAACCCAGCTAGTGTTCATGTTAATAGGAACAGTGGTGGATCTTTCCAACCGGTCCAGTCAGTGGTGCCGCCCGTCAAACCGGCCCGTCGCAACAGTAGTGCCGCTCTGCTACATAATGACACTCCAGATGGTTTCCAGGTAGAAGCTCCTATGATGAGGAACCCGGAGCCTGTGCCGGTGTCCATAGCGAAGAACACCCCCAGTGAGGCACCAACACCCATGAATATCTCACCTAATATAGAGAATCATGATCTTAGCCAGGTGAAGACCCATGTGGACTTACCTGGTGGGCCTCACAGGTACAGTCCGGTCCTGAACAGAAACCTGAGGACACGGGGGGTGGAGAACTCAGGGAAGAAGGAAACATCGACCTCACCACTTGCTCTGCTGATGGCTGCCAAAGAAAGAGACAAGCGGAACAATCTGTCCCGACAGAATAGCACTTCATCTGAGGCATCTAATCACTCTGTCATCCAACCTAACATGGAGAAACCAAACTCTTTCACCATCACTCCTCGAGACCCATCAGAAAGACACCGTGTAGAATTAAACAACCAACCAGTCGTTCCGCTGTCAACTAAAGTCGATGTTCTGGATGGACCTTACCCAAAGTCAGTGCTAAGCTCCACCCCCTTTAACAGCTCTGTAGGGGTACGAGGAGGTGTTCCGCTTAGAGATGTGGAAAGTGGTGAAGAAGTGCTGTTTATTCCACCACCTCCTGAGTTCGCCAACTCTGATTCAGAGGATAATTCTCCAGCATCTCCACCCACTCATCCTGCCTCTCCACCCCCTGCACAGTCTGCCCCTCCACGCCCTGCACAATTCGCCCCTCCACCCCCTGCACAAGCCGCTCCTCCACCCCCTGCACAAGCTGCTCCTCCACCCCCTGCACAAGCCGCCCCTTCACCCCCTGCACAAGCTGCCCCTCCATCGTTCAAACCCTCCTTACCTCCACCAAAAGCCAATGGCCCCCTTACGGCCCCCAAACCTAAACCGCCCAGCAGTCCCCCTAAACCCCCAGGCCCTCCACCAAGTATCCAACCTAAACTGCCTGTTCAAATTAAACCCTTCACACCACCCGTCAAGACTACCCCATCCGCCCCCGCCGGCCAGACGACACTTTTTAGTATCCTGCAGAAGAAGATGCTGGAGATGGACCCGAAGTTCTCAGCTGTCAAAGAGCCAGAATCAAAAGATGACTGGAACTCTCCATTTTCTGATGATGAGGAAACGTCGCCCACCAGCACAATCAAAAAACCTTTCCAAAGAAGCAGTGCGGCCCCACCAGTGAGGTCTCAGGGTGTGGACCTGAAGGAGCTGGAGGACAAAGCAgccaaaaaagctcaagatttAACATCTAAACCTCAGAACAG TAAACAGTTTGGAATGACGTTCATAGTGCGACCAGGAACTAAACAGCCAATAACACCAGTAAATAAAGACGGCTCATCCTGa
- the LOC129453285 gene encoding uncharacterized protein isoform X1, translated as MSKNPLNFLRREKNLFDTNVEFKEMGQQISLMFVGHVDMMFDSAVIPESGTAKVRSRPRVKHFISQSNEALHGFAVPTPKVPLLPSFTGPSVNGIGSTTNLQNGGMISVTDMFEGEMLIPAPPSSAPPPPPPSSAAPAPPPPSFIPPPPQTYAERNQPINGANLHPPPMPPHKPPSLNGYEYSDDVDLASLRPPPMAPPKPPSDTSSFRGSIYSLDNQEIPDCPKFTPPPPPSMVKPPPVLPKTQKMPPLKPVRMSSISNMEILSYPATPPAAAISTPSSFKPQNTAKLYNVEKSTLLIGQTEREKQVQSILLLDDSTGNPASVHVNRNSGGSFQPVQSVVPPVKPARRNSSAALLHNDTPDGFQVEAPMMRNPEPVPVSIAKNTPSEAPTPMNISPNIENHDLSQVKTHVDLPGGPHRYSPVLNRNLRTRGVENSGKKETSTSPLALLMAAKERDKRNNLSRQNSTSSEASNHSVIQPNMEKPNSFTITPRDPSERHRVELNNQPVVPLSTKVDVLDGPYPKSVLSSTPFNSSVGVRGGVPLRDVESGEEVLFIPPPPEFANSDSEDNSPASPPTHPASPPPAQSAPPRPAQFAPPPPAQAAPPPPAQAAPPPPAQAAPSPPAQAAPPSFKPSLPPPKANGPLTAPKPKPPSSPPKPPGPPPSIQPKLPVQIKPFTPPVKTTPSAPAGQTTLFSILQKKMLEMDPKFSAVKEPESKDDWNSPFSDDEETSPTSTIKKPFQRSSAAPPVRSQGVDLKELEDKAAKKAQDLTSKPQNSKQFGMTFIVRPGTKQPITPVNKDGSS; from the exons TCGCAGTCCAATGAGGCCCTGCATGGCTTTGCTGTTCCTACTCCCAAAGTTCCTCTTTTGCCTTCTTTCACCGGACCTTCAGTGAACGGTATTG GAAGCACAACAAACCTTCAAAATGGGGGAATGATTTCTGTCACCGACATGTTTGAGGGGGAAATGTTGATACCCGCTCCGCCTAGTTCTGCCCCTCCACCCCCTCCACCAAGTTCAGCAGCCCCTGCCCCTCCACCTCCATCGTTCATCCCTCCACCTCCACAGACTTATGCCGAGAGGAATCAGCCCATAAACGGTGCAAATTTGCATCCCCCACCCATGCCCCCTCATAAACCTCCTTCACTTAACGGCTATGAATACAGTGATGATGTAGACCTGGCCTCCCTCAGACCTCCTCCAATGGCACCTCCAAAACCTCCATCTGACACATCCAGCTTTAGAGGTTCCATCTACAGCCTGGATAATCAAGAAATCCCAGATTGTCCTAAATTTACCCCACCACCACCTCCCTCTATGGTTAAACCTCCACCTGTCctacccaaaacccagaaaatgcCACCACTGAAACCTGTCCGGATGTCCTCCATATCGAATATGGAGATCCTGTCTTATCCGGCAACACCCCCCGCTGCCGCTATTTCAACACCTTCCAGCTTTAAGCCCCAAAACACGGCCAAACTCTACAATGTGGAAAAGAGCACTCTATTAATTGGGCAGACAGAGAGGGAGAAGCAAGTCCAGTCCATTCTGTTACTGGACGATTCCACTGGGAACCCAGCTAGTGTTCATGTTAATAGGAACAGTGGTGGATCTTTCCAACCGGTCCAGTCAGTGGTGCCGCCCGTCAAACCGGCCCGTCGCAACAGTAGTGCCGCTCTGCTACATAATGACACTCCAGATGGTTTCCAGGTAGAAGCTCCTATGATGAGGAACCCGGAGCCTGTGCCGGTGTCCATAGCGAAGAACACCCCCAGTGAGGCACCAACACCCATGAATATCTCACCTAATATAGAGAATCATGATCTTAGCCAGGTGAAGACCCATGTGGACTTACCTGGTGGGCCTCACAGGTACAGTCCGGTCCTGAACAGAAACCTGAGGACACGGGGGGTGGAGAACTCAGGGAAGAAGGAAACATCGACCTCACCACTTGCTCTGCTGATGGCTGCCAAAGAAAGAGACAAGCGGAACAATCTGTCCCGACAGAATAGCACTTCATCTGAGGCATCTAATCACTCTGTCATCCAACCTAACATGGAGAAACCAAACTCTTTCACCATCACTCCTCGAGACCCATCAGAAAGACACCGTGTAGAATTAAACAACCAACCAGTCGTTCCGCTGTCAACTAAAGTCGATGTTCTGGATGGACCTTACCCAAAGTCAGTGCTAAGCTCCACCCCCTTTAACAGCTCTGTAGGGGTACGAGGAGGTGTTCCGCTTAGAGATGTGGAAAGTGGTGAAGAAGTGCTGTTTATTCCACCACCTCCTGAGTTCGCCAACTCTGATTCAGAGGATAATTCTCCAGCATCTCCACCCACTCATCCTGCCTCTCCACCCCCTGCACAGTCTGCCCCTCCACGCCCTGCACAATTCGCCCCTCCACCCCCTGCACAAGCCGCTCCTCCACCCCCTGCACAAGCTGCTCCTCCACCCCCTGCACAAGCCGCCCCTTCACCCCCTGCACAAGCTGCCCCTCCATCGTTCAAACCCTCCTTACCTCCACCAAAAGCCAATGGCCCCCTTACGGCCCCCAAACCTAAACCGCCCAGCAGTCCCCCTAAACCCCCAGGCCCTCCACCAAGTATCCAACCTAAACTGCCTGTTCAAATTAAACCCTTCACACCACCCGTCAAGACTACCCCATCCGCCCCCGCCGGCCAGACGACACTTTTTAGTATCCTGCAGAAGAAGATGCTGGAGATGGACCCGAAGTTCTCAGCTGTCAAAGAGCCAGAATCAAAAGATGACTGGAACTCTCCATTTTCTGATGATGAGGAAACGTCGCCCACCAGCACAATCAAAAAACCTTTCCAAAGAAGCAGTGCGGCCCCACCAGTGAGGTCTCAGGGTGTGGACCTGAAGGAGCTGGAGGACAAAGCAgccaaaaaagctcaagatttAACATCTAAACCTCAGAACAG TAAACAGTTTGGAATGACGTTCATAGTGCGACCAGGAACTAAACAGCCAATAACACCAGTAAATAAAGACGGCTCATCCTGa
- the LOC129453285 gene encoding uncharacterized protein isoform X3 has product MSKNPLNFLRREKNLFDTNVEFKEMGHVDMMFDSAVIPESGTAKVRSRPRVKHFISQSNEALHGFAVPTPKVPLLPSFTGPSVNGIGSTTNLQNGGMISVTDMFEGEMLIPAPPSSAPPPPPPSSAAPAPPPPSFIPPPPQTYAERNQPINGANLHPPPMPPHKPPSLNGYEYSDDVDLASLRPPPMAPPKPPSDTSSFRGSIYSLDNQEIPDCPKFTPPPPPSMVKPPPVLPKTQKMPPLKPVRMSSISNMEILSYPATPPAAAISTPSSFKPQNTAKLYNVEKSTLLIGQTEREKQVQSILLLDDSTGNPASVHVNRNSGGSFQPVQSVVPPVKPARRNSSAALLHNDTPDGFQVEAPMMRNPEPVPVSIAKNTPSEAPTPMNISPNIENHDLSQVKTHVDLPGGPHRYSPVLNRNLRTRGVENSGKKETSTSPLALLMAAKERDKRNNLSRQNSTSSEASNHSVIQPNMEKPNSFTITPRDPSERHRVELNNQPVVPLSTKVDVLDGPYPKSVLSSTPFNSSVGVRGGVPLRDVESGEEVLFIPPPPEFANSDSEDNSPASPPTHPASPPPAQSAPPRPAQFAPPPPAQAAPPPPAQAAPPPPAQAAPSPPAQAAPPSFKPSLPPPKANGPLTAPKPKPPSSPPKPPGPPPSIQPKLPVQIKPFTPPVKTTPSAPAGQTTLFSILQKKMLEMDPKFSAVKEPESKDDWNSPFSDDEETSPTSTIKKPFQRSSAAPPVRSQGVDLKELEDKAAKKAQDLTSKPQNSKQFGMTFIVRPGTKQPITPVNKDGSS; this is encoded by the exons TCGCAGTCCAATGAGGCCCTGCATGGCTTTGCTGTTCCTACTCCCAAAGTTCCTCTTTTGCCTTCTTTCACCGGACCTTCAGTGAACGGTATTG GAAGCACAACAAACCTTCAAAATGGGGGAATGATTTCTGTCACCGACATGTTTGAGGGGGAAATGTTGATACCCGCTCCGCCTAGTTCTGCCCCTCCACCCCCTCCACCAAGTTCAGCAGCCCCTGCCCCTCCACCTCCATCGTTCATCCCTCCACCTCCACAGACTTATGCCGAGAGGAATCAGCCCATAAACGGTGCAAATTTGCATCCCCCACCCATGCCCCCTCATAAACCTCCTTCACTTAACGGCTATGAATACAGTGATGATGTAGACCTGGCCTCCCTCAGACCTCCTCCAATGGCACCTCCAAAACCTCCATCTGACACATCCAGCTTTAGAGGTTCCATCTACAGCCTGGATAATCAAGAAATCCCAGATTGTCCTAAATTTACCCCACCACCACCTCCCTCTATGGTTAAACCTCCACCTGTCctacccaaaacccagaaaatgcCACCACTGAAACCTGTCCGGATGTCCTCCATATCGAATATGGAGATCCTGTCTTATCCGGCAACACCCCCCGCTGCCGCTATTTCAACACCTTCCAGCTTTAAGCCCCAAAACACGGCCAAACTCTACAATGTGGAAAAGAGCACTCTATTAATTGGGCAGACAGAGAGGGAGAAGCAAGTCCAGTCCATTCTGTTACTGGACGATTCCACTGGGAACCCAGCTAGTGTTCATGTTAATAGGAACAGTGGTGGATCTTTCCAACCGGTCCAGTCAGTGGTGCCGCCCGTCAAACCGGCCCGTCGCAACAGTAGTGCCGCTCTGCTACATAATGACACTCCAGATGGTTTCCAGGTAGAAGCTCCTATGATGAGGAACCCGGAGCCTGTGCCGGTGTCCATAGCGAAGAACACCCCCAGTGAGGCACCAACACCCATGAATATCTCACCTAATATAGAGAATCATGATCTTAGCCAGGTGAAGACCCATGTGGACTTACCTGGTGGGCCTCACAGGTACAGTCCGGTCCTGAACAGAAACCTGAGGACACGGGGGGTGGAGAACTCAGGGAAGAAGGAAACATCGACCTCACCACTTGCTCTGCTGATGGCTGCCAAAGAAAGAGACAAGCGGAACAATCTGTCCCGACAGAATAGCACTTCATCTGAGGCATCTAATCACTCTGTCATCCAACCTAACATGGAGAAACCAAACTCTTTCACCATCACTCCTCGAGACCCATCAGAAAGACACCGTGTAGAATTAAACAACCAACCAGTCGTTCCGCTGTCAACTAAAGTCGATGTTCTGGATGGACCTTACCCAAAGTCAGTGCTAAGCTCCACCCCCTTTAACAGCTCTGTAGGGGTACGAGGAGGTGTTCCGCTTAGAGATGTGGAAAGTGGTGAAGAAGTGCTGTTTATTCCACCACCTCCTGAGTTCGCCAACTCTGATTCAGAGGATAATTCTCCAGCATCTCCACCCACTCATCCTGCCTCTCCACCCCCTGCACAGTCTGCCCCTCCACGCCCTGCACAATTCGCCCCTCCACCCCCTGCACAAGCCGCTCCTCCACCCCCTGCACAAGCTGCTCCTCCACCCCCTGCACAAGCCGCCCCTTCACCCCCTGCACAAGCTGCCCCTCCATCGTTCAAACCCTCCTTACCTCCACCAAAAGCCAATGGCCCCCTTACGGCCCCCAAACCTAAACCGCCCAGCAGTCCCCCTAAACCCCCAGGCCCTCCACCAAGTATCCAACCTAAACTGCCTGTTCAAATTAAACCCTTCACACCACCCGTCAAGACTACCCCATCCGCCCCCGCCGGCCAGACGACACTTTTTAGTATCCTGCAGAAGAAGATGCTGGAGATGGACCCGAAGTTCTCAGCTGTCAAAGAGCCAGAATCAAAAGATGACTGGAACTCTCCATTTTCTGATGATGAGGAAACGTCGCCCACCAGCACAATCAAAAAACCTTTCCAAAGAAGCAGTGCGGCCCCACCAGTGAGGTCTCAGGGTGTGGACCTGAAGGAGCTGGAGGACAAAGCAgccaaaaaagctcaagatttAACATCTAAACCTCAGAACAG TAAACAGTTTGGAATGACGTTCATAGTGCGACCAGGAACTAAACAGCCAATAACACCAGTAAATAAAGACGGCTCATCCTGa
- the LOC141363058 gene encoding methylosome protein WDR77-like, with protein sequence MIKENRWTIPVNAPACMERHLDAVHYRDDGTLLLAASSLSGRCWQGSLWVYSDPKLAPSEGFCKAGVQTEAGVTDARWISDRAMLLGSDSGSVELWSLAEDERLLMNRFSHHEHDDVVTSISSTAGAQHAVSCSMDCRIKVWDLNQETVISSYNAHSLPVNCVSCSPLDDSLFMSCAQDGRLLLWDRRKPKPATRLDVVSPSCSPTAVTWHPHQSSTIAYGDELGRVTVQDLQAPDGRQTANLHSRRVSGLTFSSDSSPLLASISDDCSVAVVTAELREIFRDRRHQDFVRAVCWVPGGSAMLTTAGWDHQVLHHSVGQSEP encoded by the exons ATGATAAAGGAGAATCGTTGGACTATTCCTGTAAACGCTCCGGCGTGTATGGAGAGACATCTGGACGCTGTGCATTACAGAGACG ATGGGACTCTGTTGCTCGCTGCCTCCAGTCTTTCAGGTCGTTGTTGGCAGGGTTCACTATGGGTGTACAGTGACCCTAAACTCGCCCCTAGTGAAGGTTTCTGTAAGGCGGGTGTACAGACTGAAGCTGGGGTCACTGATGCCAGATGGATCTCAGATAGAGCCATGCTGTTAGGATCCGACTCAG GTTCAGTAGAGTTGTGGTCTCTGGCTGAAGATGAGCGTCTGCTGATGAACAGATTTAGTCATCATGAACACGATGATGTTGTGACGTCTATCAGCTCGACTGCAGGAGCTCAACACGCAGTCAGCTGCAGTATGGACTGCAG AATCAAAGTGTGGGATCTCAACCAGGAGACTGTGATCAGCTCGTATAATG ctCACTCACTGCCGGTCAACTGTGTGTCCTGTTCACCGCTGGATGACTCTCTGTTTATGTCCTGTGCTCAG GACGGCCGACTGCTGCTGTGGGACCGAAGGAAACCCAAACCTGCCACCCGCCTGG ATGTGGTATCTCCGAGCTGCAGTCCGACTGCCGTCACCTGGCATCCTCATCAAAGCAGCACCATTGCATACG GTGATGAATTGGGTCGAGTTACTGTTCAGGATCTGCAGGCGCCAGACGGCAGACAGACGGCAAACCTTCACAGTCGTAGAGTTTCAGGATTGACGTTTTCCTCAGACAG TTCACCCCTCCTGGCCTCCATCAGTGATGACTGCTCTGTAGCCGTGGTTACTGCAGAGCTCAGAGAAAT TTTTCGAGACAGACGACATCAGGACTTTGTGCGTGCCGTGTGTTGGGTTCCCGGCGGTTCGGCCATGTTGACCACGGCGGGGTGGGATCATCAGGTTCTACATCACAGCGTGGGCCAATCAGAACCCTAA